CGATGCCAATGACAGCAGCGTCTACCGGTACAAACGTGTTCTCAAGCGCCAAAGTCGCCTCACGAGAACCCACAAGATAAACGAAATCACCAATACCGGCTTGGACCGTATCAACAGCAACTTCTTTGGGACCTGCTGGGTTCCGGTCCTCATCAAGCGGTTGCACCAATAAAAATTTCGCACCTTCAAGCCCAACTACTCTGTGAGTAGCCACGACAGTGCCTTCAATTTGACCTAGATACATAAGAGAGGTCGACTAACAAAAAGGCTCTCGATACACAACCAAAAGAACCATAGTTTAGACTCCTGCCCTGCATTATCACTGGCTTTCACTCAAAATGACCGATAAATAATCACTAGAGATCAGATGCTGGGCACTCTAAGACCCAGCCCAAAAAAGGGGTAGCAACCATGGCACAAGGCAAAGCGGCTTTAACCGTTACTGCGGGATCCAATCAGGGCGACACGTTAAGCTTGGAGTTGGGATATTGCCGATTAATTGGCCGTCACCTCTCAGAATCTGAAACGGCTCTTATCGACAGAGACGGTAATCGAATTCTTGATGGAAACGCCGGAGATATCATTTCGGACCACCTCCAAGAGCGGGCACCAAGCAATACGACCCAAGCGCCGAACTTTAGTCCCAGTACATTTGAGCGTGGCCCGGATATGATTTTCCAGGACAACTCAATCTCACGCGCTCATGCAATGATCTTCTACGATGCCGAAGGCTTTGGAATTATTGATCTGGCCAGTACAAACGGCGTGGAACTCAATGGTTCAGCGGTCACATCAGCTTTGGTTAAAGATGGAGATGCCATCACCCTTGGTAAAACCACGCTCCAAGTTGCTATCACTGCTTAAAAAAACACGCCTTAAGACGCCAAGAAATCACCTGCTTGGCGTACTGCCTGGCTCATGGCTTGGCGAAATTCAGACACTT
The Deltaproteobacteria bacterium DNA segment above includes these coding regions:
- a CDS encoding EutN/CcmL family microcompartment protein, whose product is MYLGQIEGTVVATHRVVGLEGAKFLLVQPLDEDRNPAGPKEVAVDTVQAGIGDFVYLVGSREATLALENTFVPVDAAVIGIVDDLHRTVES
- a CDS encoding FHA domain-containing protein is translated as MAQGKAALTVTAGSNQGDTLSLELGYCRLIGRHLSESETALIDRDGNRILDGNAGDIISDHLQERAPSNTTQAPNFSPSTFERGPDMIFQDNSISRAHAMIFYDAEGFGIIDLASTNGVELNGSAVTSALVKDGDAITLGKTTLQVAITA